The Lysobacter capsici genome has a segment encoding these proteins:
- the hemF gene encoding oxygen-dependent coproporphyrinogen oxidase, producing the protein MSDFDRVREYLSGLQDRLCAAIEQADGEARFAEDLWQRPEGGGGRTRILRGGKVFEQAGIGFSDVSGTKLPPSATAARPELAGASWRAVGVSLVFHPNNPYLPTTHANVRHFRAMRDGETVAWWFGGGFDLTPFYPFDEDVRHWHRTARTLCEPFGGEERYQAHKRWCDEYFFLKHRNETRGVGGLFFDDLHGDFERDFAYQRAVGDGFLDAYLPLVERRRDTPYGERERQFQLYRRGRYVEFNLVFDRGTLFGLQSGGRTESILMSLPPLVRWEYGFSPEADSDEAKLAQYLVPRDWLGEAEA; encoded by the coding sequence ATGAGCGACTTCGACCGCGTACGCGAATATTTATCCGGCCTGCAGGACCGCCTGTGCGCCGCCATCGAGCAAGCCGACGGCGAAGCCCGCTTCGCCGAGGACCTGTGGCAACGCCCCGAGGGCGGCGGCGGGCGCACCCGCATCCTGCGCGGCGGCAAGGTGTTCGAACAGGCCGGCATCGGCTTCTCCGACGTCTCGGGCACGAAACTGCCGCCGTCGGCGACCGCCGCCCGGCCGGAACTGGCCGGCGCCTCGTGGCGCGCGGTCGGCGTGTCGCTGGTGTTCCATCCGAACAATCCCTACCTGCCCACCACCCACGCCAACGTGCGCCATTTCCGCGCGATGCGCGACGGCGAGACCGTGGCCTGGTGGTTCGGCGGCGGGTTCGACCTGACCCCGTTCTACCCGTTCGACGAAGACGTGCGCCACTGGCATCGCACCGCGCGCACCTTGTGCGAACCGTTCGGCGGCGAGGAACGCTACCAGGCGCACAAGCGCTGGTGCGACGAATACTTCTTCCTCAAGCATCGCAACGAAACCCGCGGCGTCGGCGGTCTGTTCTTCGACGACCTGCATGGCGATTTCGAACGCGACTTCGCCTATCAGCGCGCGGTCGGCGACGGTTTTCTCGATGCCTACCTGCCGCTGGTCGAACGCCGCCGCGACACGCCGTACGGCGAACGCGAGCGCCAGTTCCAGCTGTACCGCCGCGGCCGTTACGTCGAATTCAATCTGGTGTTCGACCGCGGCACCTTGTTCGGCCTGCAATCGGGCGGCCGCACCGAATCGATCCTGATGAGCCTGCCGCCGCTGGTGCGCTGGGAATACGGCTTCAGCCCCGAAGCCGACAGCGACGAGGCGAAGCTGGCGCAGTATCTGGTCCCGCGCGATTGGCTGGGCGAAGCCGAAGCCTGA
- a CDS encoding DUF421 domain-containing protein, whose amino-acid sequence MSDAFHLSMPWWEYLVRACIVYFVLLGMIRVSGKRSMGQFTSFDMLLVVLLGNAVQNALLGSDNSVSGGLILAATLIVLNWTVGYVAARSARAERVLEGEPVVLARDGHVFRDVLRRELVSRADFEKAMRENDCDEIDHIGLAMLETNGHITILTKAK is encoded by the coding sequence ATGTCCGACGCCTTTCATCTGTCGATGCCGTGGTGGGAGTACTTGGTGCGCGCCTGCATCGTCTACTTCGTGCTGCTGGGCATGATCCGGGTATCGGGCAAGCGCTCGATGGGCCAGTTCACTTCGTTCGACATGCTGCTGGTGGTGCTGCTCGGCAATGCGGTGCAGAACGCCTTGCTCGGTTCCGACAATTCGGTCAGCGGCGGCTTGATCCTGGCGGCGACCTTGATCGTGCTGAACTGGACGGTCGGCTATGTCGCCGCGCGCAGCGCGCGCGCCGAGCGCGTGCTGGAAGGCGAGCCGGTGGTGCTGGCGCGCGACGGCCATGTGTTCCGCGACGTGCTGCGCCGCGAGTTGGTCAGCCGCGCCGATTTCGAGAAGGCGATGCGCGAGAACGATTGCGACGAGATCGACCACATCGGTCTGGCGATGCTGGAGACCAATGGGCATATCACGATCTTGACCAAGGCCAAGTAG
- a CDS encoding TonB-dependent receptor domain-containing protein: MTVAVSRPLRPAALACALLACAPFAGAVHAADASDSGDAARTLDSITVVAEREPGNFDLDRGEIELTQASDLSDLLSNESGVAVGGGSPVAQKVYVRGFEDTLLNVTIDGAQEPAELYHHQTRVQIEPEFIKSIELDAGAGAATQGAGALTGAMRVRTRDAFDLLRPGQDAGFLIKGAAGLNGGNSSKGVLAGYGRLSDHLGVLATYVYQDGGDYEDGHGDRVKPTAFEHERAQFKLSGVFDAHSFDLSAEHLDDTGTYYERPHMTNFTGRYILSDHQMRRDTVSYEHRFDPDGDAVDARFTAYRTRSSYENRRNTTGILYSWGEQTSTGMDLRNTSTWDALSLTYGLDYRGDRLHARQQATPPPFWGRTEQTARVFGAYAQGHWTLSPQWKLSAGLRYDDYRHEGKAGVSAGAKNSQAKASPNASIEWTPIEPLTFRLAYSQAFRGVTIREAFFSALYTHRGDLDGEQADNLEFGVSWEKDGYFARATAYRQRIKNYISAVYDGGAAWGYWENIGTAKVEGYEAEIGKRWQRMGVSVGVWNSDNTFNDRPLNDADLGLGTSIGRTWTARFDWQPASQQANYAVRARLVEDERNSIAPSAPDKPGYAVVDVMANWNLLGDDRLKLGAVVNNLFDRFYYDHGTYGYQAGSGRYIGFPSPGRELSLSVTYRF, from the coding sequence ATGACCGTTGCCGTCTCCCGTCCGCTTCGCCCGGCCGCCCTCGCCTGCGCCTTGCTCGCCTGCGCGCCGTTCGCCGGCGCCGTCCATGCCGCCGATGCGTCCGACAGCGGCGACGCCGCGCGCACCCTGGATTCGATCACCGTCGTCGCCGAGCGCGAACCGGGCAACTTCGACCTCGACCGCGGCGAGATCGAACTGACCCAGGCCTCCGACCTGAGCGATCTGCTGTCGAACGAATCGGGCGTGGCCGTCGGCGGCGGTTCGCCGGTGGCGCAGAAGGTCTACGTGCGCGGCTTCGAAGACACCCTGCTCAACGTGACCATCGACGGCGCGCAGGAGCCGGCCGAGCTGTATCACCACCAGACCCGGGTGCAGATCGAACCCGAATTCATCAAGTCGATCGAACTCGACGCCGGCGCGGGCGCGGCCACCCAGGGCGCCGGCGCGCTGACCGGCGCGATGCGCGTGCGCACCCGCGACGCCTTCGACCTGCTGCGACCGGGCCAGGACGCCGGCTTCCTGATCAAGGGCGCGGCCGGCCTCAACGGCGGCAACAGCAGCAAGGGCGTGCTCGCCGGTTACGGCCGCCTGTCCGATCATCTGGGCGTGCTGGCGACCTATGTCTACCAGGACGGCGGCGACTACGAAGACGGCCACGGCGACCGGGTCAAGCCGACCGCGTTCGAACACGAGCGCGCCCAGTTCAAGCTCAGCGGCGTGTTCGACGCGCACAGCTTCGACCTGTCGGCCGAACACCTCGACGACACCGGCACGTACTACGAACGGCCGCACATGACCAACTTCACCGGCCGTTACATCCTGTCCGATCATCAGATGCGTCGCGACACGGTGTCTTACGAACACCGCTTCGATCCCGACGGCGACGCGGTCGATGCGCGCTTCACCGCCTACCGCACCCGCAGCAGCTACGAGAACCGTCGCAACACCACCGGCATTCTCTACAGCTGGGGCGAGCAGACCAGCACCGGCATGGACCTGCGCAACACCTCGACCTGGGACGCGCTGTCGCTGACCTACGGCCTGGATTACCGCGGCGACCGTCTGCACGCGCGCCAGCAGGCCACGCCGCCGCCGTTCTGGGGCCGCACCGAGCAGACCGCGCGGGTGTTCGGCGCGTACGCGCAAGGCCACTGGACGCTGTCGCCGCAATGGAAGTTGTCGGCCGGCCTGCGTTACGACGACTACCGCCACGAGGGCAAGGCCGGCGTCAGCGCCGGTGCGAAGAACAGCCAAGCCAAGGCCAGCCCCAACGCCTCGATCGAATGGACCCCGATCGAGCCGCTGACCTTCCGCCTGGCCTATTCGCAAGCCTTCCGCGGCGTCACCATCCGCGAAGCCTTCTTCAGCGCGCTGTACACCCATCGCGGCGATCTGGACGGCGAGCAGGCCGACAACCTCGAGTTCGGCGTGTCCTGGGAAAAGGACGGCTACTTCGCCCGCGCCACCGCGTATCGCCAGCGCATCAAGAACTACATTTCCGCGGTCTACGACGGCGGCGCGGCCTGGGGCTATTGGGAAAACATCGGCACCGCCAAGGTCGAGGGCTACGAGGCCGAGATCGGCAAGCGCTGGCAGCGCATGGGCGTCAGCGTCGGCGTGTGGAATTCGGATAACACCTTCAACGACCGGCCGCTCAACGACGCCGACCTGGGTCTGGGCACCAGCATCGGCCGCACCTGGACCGCGCGCTTCGACTGGCAGCCGGCGTCGCAGCAGGCCAACTACGCGGTGCGCGCGCGCCTGGTCGAGGACGAGCGCAACTCGATCGCGCCGAGCGCGCCGGACAAGCCCGGCTACGCGGTGGTGGACGTGATGGCCAACTGGAACCTGCTCGGCGACGACCGGCTCAAGCTGGGCGCGGTGGTCAACAACCTGTTCGACCGGTTCTATTACGACCATGGCACCTACGGTTATCAGGCCGGCTCGGGCAGGTATATCGGCTTTCCGTCGCCGGGGCGCGAGTTGTCGCTGTCGGTGACGTATCGGTTCTAA
- the polA gene encoding DNA polymerase I, with amino-acid sequence MKRLVLIDGSSYLYRAFHALPPLTNDAGEPTGALFGVVNMLRSTLAERPDYVAFVVDAPGKTFRDDLDPQYKANRPPMPDDLRAQVLPMCEIVEALGIPILRIDGVEADDVIGTLALRAAGDAIDVTISTGDKDFAQLVRPGVVLVNTMSGSRMDSDEAVIAKFGVRPNQIVDLLSLMGDSVDNVPGVEKCGPKTAAKWLAEYDTLEGVIAHADQIKGKIGENLRAVLGRLPLNRELTTIKTDVELDRVPQQLALRERDTEALRALYARYGFKQALREIEGAAATTANEIAADRAGLRATAAGHARSNAAGETPDAALSAKGEYEAIVTQPQLDALVAALQSSEEFAFDSETDSLDPMMANLVGLSFATEPGRAVYIPLAHDYPGVPAQLDRQAVLDALRPVFADPARRKLGQHGKYDLHVLRRHGLDVLGYADDTMLESFVYNATGSRHDMDSLAKRYLGYDTIKYADVAGKGAKQILFSQVALDDATRYAAEDADVTLRLHRVLGARLAAEPELEKVYREIEMPLVPVLERIEANGVMIDGDELRRQSQDLGKRMLAAQIKATELAGRTFNLDSPKQLQALLFDELKLPVLVKTPTGQPSTNEEALEAIADQHELPRVILEYRGLAKLRSTYTDKLSEMVNPHTGRVHTSYHQAGAATGRLASSDPNLQNIPIRTDDGRRIRRAFVAPEGRRLVACDYSQIELRIMAHLSEDPGLVRAFESGADVHRATAAEVFGKKSLEEVSANERRAAKAINFGLMYGMSAFGLARQLGIGRGEAQDYIALYFSRYPGVRDFMERTRQDARDKGYVETVFGRRLYLENIKASNQGLRAGAERAAINAPMQGTAADIIKRAMIDIDGWLSQHADRAKMILQVHDELVFEVESAFADTLIAQASQRMATAATLRVPLVVDTGIGINWDEAH; translated from the coding sequence ATGAAAAGACTCGTCCTGATCGATGGTTCCAGCTACCTCTACCGCGCCTTCCATGCGCTGCCGCCGTTGACCAACGACGCCGGCGAGCCGACCGGCGCGCTGTTCGGCGTGGTCAACATGCTGCGCTCGACCCTGGCCGAACGCCCCGACTACGTGGCCTTCGTGGTCGACGCGCCCGGCAAGACCTTCCGCGACGACCTGGACCCGCAGTACAAGGCCAATCGTCCGCCGATGCCCGACGACCTGCGCGCCCAGGTGCTGCCGATGTGCGAGATCGTCGAGGCCCTGGGCATCCCGATCCTGCGCATCGACGGGGTCGAGGCGGACGACGTGATCGGCACCCTCGCGCTGCGCGCGGCCGGCGATGCGATCGACGTCACCATTTCCACCGGCGACAAGGATTTCGCCCAGTTGGTGCGGCCCGGCGTGGTGCTGGTCAACACCATGAGCGGCAGCCGCATGGATTCCGACGAGGCGGTGATCGCCAAGTTCGGCGTGCGTCCGAATCAGATCGTCGACCTGCTCTCGCTGATGGGCGACAGCGTCGACAACGTGCCCGGCGTGGAGAAATGCGGGCCGAAGACCGCGGCCAAGTGGCTGGCCGAGTACGACACCCTGGAAGGGGTGATCGCACACGCCGACCAGATCAAGGGCAAGATCGGCGAGAACCTGCGCGCGGTGCTGGGCCGGTTGCCGCTCAATCGCGAGCTGACCACGATCAAGACCGACGTCGAACTCGACCGCGTCCCGCAGCAGCTCGCCCTGCGCGAGCGCGACACCGAGGCGCTGCGCGCGCTGTACGCGCGCTACGGCTTCAAGCAGGCGCTGCGCGAGATCGAAGGCGCGGCGGCCACCACCGCCAACGAGATCGCCGCCGACCGCGCCGGCCTGCGCGCGACCGCGGCCGGCCACGCGCGTTCCAACGCGGCCGGCGAAACGCCCGACGCCGCGCTCTCGGCGAAGGGCGAGTACGAGGCGATCGTGACCCAGCCGCAGCTCGACGCGCTGGTCGCGGCGCTGCAGTCGAGCGAGGAATTCGCCTTCGACAGCGAAACCGATTCGCTCGACCCGATGATGGCCAATCTGGTCGGATTGAGTTTCGCGACCGAGCCCGGCCGCGCGGTGTATATCCCGCTGGCCCACGATTATCCCGGCGTGCCGGCGCAGCTCGATCGCCAGGCCGTGCTCGATGCATTGCGGCCGGTGTTCGCCGATCCGGCGCGGCGCAAGCTCGGCCAGCACGGCAAGTACGACCTGCACGTCCTGCGCCGGCATGGCCTGGACGTGCTCGGTTACGCCGACGACACCATGCTGGAGAGCTTCGTCTACAACGCCACCGGCAGCCGTCACGACATGGACTCGCTGGCCAAGCGTTACCTGGGTTACGACACGATCAAGTACGCCGATGTCGCCGGCAAGGGCGCCAAGCAGATCCTGTTCTCGCAGGTCGCTCTCGACGACGCGACCCGATACGCCGCTGAAGACGCCGACGTGACCTTGCGCCTGCACCGCGTGCTCGGCGCGCGTCTGGCCGCCGAGCCGGAGCTGGAAAAGGTCTACCGCGAGATCGAAATGCCGCTGGTGCCGGTGCTCGAACGCATCGAGGCCAACGGCGTGATGATCGACGGCGACGAACTGCGCCGGCAATCGCAGGACCTGGGCAAGCGCATGCTCGCCGCGCAGATCAAGGCCACCGAACTGGCCGGTCGGACCTTCAACCTGGATTCGCCCAAGCAGTTGCAGGCCTTGTTGTTCGACGAACTCAAATTGCCGGTGCTGGTGAAGACGCCGACCGGCCAGCCGAGCACCAACGAGGAAGCGCTCGAAGCGATCGCCGATCAGCACGAACTGCCGCGGGTGATTTTGGAATACCGCGGCTTGGCGAAACTGCGCAGCACCTACACCGACAAACTGTCGGAGATGGTCAATCCGCACACCGGCCGCGTCCACACCAGTTATCACCAGGCGGGCGCGGCGACCGGGCGCCTGGCGTCGAGCGATCCGAACCTGCAGAACATTCCGATCCGCACCGACGACGGCCGCCGCATCCGCCGCGCCTTCGTCGCGCCGGAAGGGCGGCGTCTGGTCGCCTGCGATTACTCGCAGATCGAACTGCGGATCATGGCCCACCTGTCGGAAGATCCGGGCCTGGTGCGCGCGTTCGAATCCGGCGCCGACGTGCATCGCGCGACCGCGGCCGAAGTGTTCGGCAAGAAGTCGCTCGAAGAGGTCAGCGCGAACGAACGGCGCGCGGCCAAGGCGATCAACTTCGGTCTGATGTACGGCATGAGCGCGTTCGGCCTGGCGCGTCAGCTCGGCATCGGCCGCGGCGAGGCGCAGGACTACATCGCGCTGTATTTCAGCCGTTATCCGGGCGTGCGCGATTTCATGGAGCGCACCCGTCAGGACGCGCGCGACAAGGGCTATGTCGAAACCGTGTTCGGCCGTCGCCTGTATCTGGAGAACATCAAGGCGTCGAACCAGGGCCTGCGCGCGGGCGCCGAACGCGCCGCGATCAACGCGCCGATGCAGGGCACCGCGGCCGACATCATCAAGCGCGCGATGATCGACATCGACGGCTGGCTGTCACAGCACGCCGACCGTGCCAAGATGATCCTGCAGGTGCACGACGAACTGGTGTTCGAGGTCGAGAGCGCATTCGCCGATACCTTGATCGCCCAGGCCTCACAGCGGATGGCGACCGCAGCCACACTTCGCGTTCCTCTGGTTGTTGACACCGGTATCGGTATTAACTGGGACGAAGCGCATTAA
- a CDS encoding DUF2782 domain-containing protein, with amino-acid sequence MAGCASMGGASDDPTAALKGAEVYTRSVENGDTVEEYRVGGQLRAVKVTPSRGPVYYLVDNDGDGRLDSSKGEGTVSPVYYKLFSW; translated from the coding sequence ATGGCCGGCTGCGCCAGCATGGGCGGCGCGAGCGACGACCCCACCGCCGCGCTCAAGGGCGCCGAGGTCTACACCCGCAGCGTCGAGAACGGCGATACCGTCGAGGAGTACCGGGTCGGCGGCCAGCTGCGCGCGGTCAAGGTCACCCCGTCGCGCGGCCCGGTCTATTACCTGGTCGACAACGACGGCGACGGCCGCCTCGACAGCAGCAAGGGCGAAGGCACGGTCTCGCCGGTGTATTACAAACTCTTCAGTTGGTGA
- a CDS encoding GNAT family N-acetyltransferase, with protein MTTAEIRTIVGDTELRAVWPVVSQLRPEFDEARFLAQMHRQIAEGCRATVAYDAQGVPRAFACWRVMEMLAVGLHVYVDDLITDEAVRGQGYGKAMLDWLKAEAKRLGCVRLQLDSGTHRQDAHAFYLRERLRIEAFHFGVKLD; from the coding sequence ATGACAACCGCCGAAATCCGCACCATCGTCGGCGACACCGAACTGCGCGCGGTATGGCCGGTGGTGTCGCAACTGCGCCCCGAATTCGACGAAGCGCGCTTCCTCGCCCAGATGCACCGCCAGATCGCCGAGGGCTGCCGCGCGACGGTGGCCTACGACGCCCAGGGCGTGCCGCGCGCGTTCGCGTGCTGGCGGGTCATGGAGATGCTCGCGGTCGGTCTGCACGTCTACGTCGACGACCTGATCACCGACGAGGCCGTGCGCGGCCAGGGCTACGGCAAGGCGATGCTGGATTGGCTCAAGGCCGAGGCCAAGCGACTGGGCTGCGTGCGGCTGCAGCTCGACTCCGGCACGCATCGGCAGGACGCGCATGCGTTTTATCTGCGCGAGCGGCTGCGGATCGAGGCGTTTCATTTTGGGGTGAAGCTGGATTAG
- a CDS encoding S9 family peptidase, which translates to MSARFVFAAALALCVLPSSVSPARAADLHADPRNLQPKDLFDLEWADAPSISPDGRRIVYQRKFFDIMKDRRRSNLWLVEADSGKQRPLTSGAYGDGAAVWSPSGDRIAWVSDRDGSAQIWVRWMDSGQQSPISRLSEGPSNLAWSPDGRWIAFTQHVAADTTPLAKLPDKPEGAQWADAVKLIDRMNYRADGAGYLKPGYEHVFVMPADGGTPRQITQGDFDYEGTPVWSRDGRSLYVVSNRGPEAEYHPIDQDIYRVDVASGATVALTDRRGPDVSPTLSPDGRQLAYLGYDDRKLGYQVAHLYVLDLDSGASRALTERFDYEIENPRWDSGGRGLYFGYDREGVSHLGWVAASGGAVESVSDAVGGTAVGRPYPGGSFSVGGGRVAYTHGSASRMADVAVVARGGKSRVLTDLNADSLARKRLGEVETLWTKSSADGLSVQAWIVKPPQYEAGKRYPLLLEIHGGPYANYGPRFAVETQLYAAAGYVVLYVNPRGSTSYGQAFADHIHQNYPSHDYDDLMSAVDATIAKGYVDPQQLYVTGGSGGGVLTAWIVGHTDRFRAAVVAKPVINWTSFALTSDGPSYITQHWFPGPPWQAQENYWKRSPLAYVGNVTTPTMLITGESDYRTPISETEQYYTALKLHRVDSAMIRIPGASHGIGARPSETLAQVLNTLGWFERYRNKPRAEKPAAGTALQPGDGGATARTE; encoded by the coding sequence ATGTCCGCACGTTTCGTCTTCGCCGCCGCGCTCGCCCTGTGCGTGCTGCCGTCATCCGTATCGCCGGCGCGCGCCGCCGACCTGCACGCCGATCCGCGCAATCTGCAACCCAAGGACCTGTTCGACCTGGAATGGGCCGACGCGCCGTCGATCTCGCCCGACGGCCGCCGCATCGTCTATCAGCGCAAGTTCTTCGACATCATGAAGGACCGGCGGCGCAGCAATCTGTGGCTGGTCGAGGCCGACAGCGGCAAGCAGCGGCCGCTGACCAGCGGCGCCTACGGCGACGGCGCCGCGGTGTGGTCGCCCAGTGGCGACCGCATCGCCTGGGTGTCCGACCGCGACGGTTCTGCGCAGATCTGGGTGCGCTGGATGGACAGCGGCCAGCAGTCGCCGATCAGCCGCCTGAGCGAAGGCCCGTCGAATCTGGCCTGGTCGCCGGACGGGCGCTGGATCGCCTTCACCCAGCACGTCGCCGCCGACACCACGCCGCTGGCCAAGCTGCCGGACAAGCCCGAGGGCGCGCAGTGGGCCGACGCGGTCAAGCTGATCGACCGGATGAACTACCGCGCCGACGGCGCCGGCTATCTCAAGCCCGGCTACGAGCACGTGTTCGTGATGCCGGCCGACGGCGGCACGCCACGCCAGATCACCCAGGGCGATTTCGATTACGAGGGCACCCCGGTGTGGAGCCGCGACGGCCGCTCGCTGTACGTGGTGTCCAATCGCGGCCCCGAGGCCGAATACCACCCGATCGACCAGGACATCTACCGCGTCGACGTGGCCAGCGGCGCGACCGTGGCGCTGACCGACCGGCGCGGCCCCGATGTGTCGCCGACCTTGTCGCCGGACGGGCGCCAGCTCGCCTACCTGGGTTACGACGATCGCAAGCTCGGTTATCAGGTCGCGCATCTGTACGTGCTCGATCTCGACAGCGGCGCGTCGCGCGCATTGACCGAGCGTTTCGATTACGAGATCGAGAACCCACGCTGGGACAGCGGCGGGCGCGGGCTGTATTTCGGCTACGACCGCGAAGGCGTGAGCCATCTGGGCTGGGTCGCGGCGAGCGGCGGCGCGGTCGAATCGGTCAGCGACGCGGTCGGCGGTACCGCGGTCGGCCGGCCCTACCCGGGCGGCAGTTTTTCGGTCGGCGGCGGCCGTGTCGCCTACACCCACGGCAGCGCGTCGCGCATGGCCGACGTGGCGGTGGTGGCGCGCGGCGGCAAGTCGCGGGTGTTGACCGACCTCAATGCCGACTCGCTGGCGCGCAAGCGGCTGGGCGAAGTCGAAACGCTGTGGACCAAGTCGTCGGCCGACGGCCTGTCGGTGCAGGCCTGGATCGTGAAACCGCCGCAGTACGAGGCCGGCAAGCGTTATCCGCTGCTGCTGGAAATCCATGGCGGCCCGTATGCGAACTACGGCCCGCGCTTCGCCGTGGAAACCCAGTTGTACGCCGCCGCCGGCTATGTGGTGCTGTACGTCAACCCGCGCGGCAGCACCAGTTATGGGCAGGCCTTCGCCGACCACATCCATCAGAACTATCCCAGCCACGATTACGACGATCTGATGAGCGCGGTCGACGCGACCATCGCCAAGGGCTATGTCGATCCGCAGCAGCTGTACGTCACCGGCGGTTCCGGCGGCGGCGTGCTGACCGCGTGGATCGTCGGCCACACCGATCGTTTCCGCGCCGCGGTGGTGGCCAAGCCGGTGATCAACTGGACCAGTTTCGCGCTGACCTCCGACGGCCCGTCCTACATCACCCAACACTGGTTCCCCGGCCCGCCGTGGCAGGCGCAGGAAAACTACTGGAAGCGTTCGCCGCTGGCCTACGTCGGCAACGTCACCACCCCGACCATGCTGATCACCGGCGAAAGCGACTACCGCACGCCGATCTCGGAGACCGAGCAGTACTACACCGCGCTCAAGCTGCATCGCGTCGACAGCGCGATGATCCGCATCCCCGGCGCCTCGCATGGGATCGGCGCGCGGCCTAGCGAAACGCTGGCGCAGGTGCTCAATACGCTGGGGTGGTTCGAGCGGTATCGCAATAAGCCCAGGGCGGAGAAACCCGCTGCCGGAACGGCTTTGCAGCCAGGCGATGGCGGCGCAACAGCGCGAACCGAGTAA
- a CDS encoding phytase, whose protein sequence is MRPTVCVSVLLPVLLALSACATPETPRVSEPATPLVERAPDQREPDEQAGADPLLSRAGIAHQVVEEAFVTPATPQDNIDSPAVWRAPNGRLWLLATAKQGGALTIYDGDDGRAVGRFGREGDALGEFRRPNGIAVLGDLAFVVERDNRRVQVLSLSMPVATSRAVGVADTRAPRLRALMSFGQQQLQQPYGLWVRALGPQQLEVIVTDAYMAGEDADGNEIPPPLAQLGRRMQRYRLQLGAGAPVAQHVAAFGDTSAAGAIRVPESIWGDPAHDRLLIAEEDLATGTAVRDYRLDGRYRGQTIGQDLFKAQAEGIALWQCDDGSGYWIATDQFKDRSVFHVFDRASLRHLGAFAGKTVGNTDGVWLQQNGSVRFPDGVFYAVHDDQAVGAFDWRDVARALGLRSRCSG, encoded by the coding sequence ATGCGTCCAACTGTATGTGTGTCCGTCCTGTTGCCGGTGTTGCTGGCGTTGTCCGCTTGCGCGACGCCCGAGACACCGCGCGTCTCCGAACCGGCCACGCCGCTGGTCGAGCGCGCGCCCGACCAGCGCGAACCCGACGAGCAGGCCGGCGCCGATCCGCTGCTGTCGCGTGCCGGCATCGCCCATCAGGTCGTCGAAGAAGCCTTCGTGACCCCGGCCACGCCGCAAGACAATATCGATTCGCCCGCGGTGTGGCGCGCGCCCAACGGCCGCTTGTGGCTGCTGGCGACGGCCAAGCAGGGCGGCGCGCTGACGATCTACGACGGCGACGACGGCCGCGCGGTCGGCCGCTTCGGCCGCGAAGGCGATGCGCTCGGCGAATTCCGCCGGCCCAACGGCATCGCCGTGCTCGGCGATCTGGCGTTCGTGGTCGAACGCGACAACCGCCGCGTGCAGGTGCTGTCGCTGTCGATGCCGGTCGCGACCAGTCGCGCGGTCGGGGTCGCCGACACGCGCGCGCCGCGACTGCGCGCGCTGATGAGTTTCGGTCAGCAGCAACTGCAACAGCCGTATGGCTTGTGGGTGCGCGCGCTCGGCCCGCAGCAACTCGAAGTGATCGTCACCGACGCCTACATGGCCGGCGAGGACGCCGACGGCAATGAAATTCCGCCGCCGCTGGCGCAACTCGGCCGGCGCATGCAGCGCTATCGCCTGCAACTCGGCGCCGGCGCGCCGGTCGCGCAGCATGTCGCGGCGTTCGGCGACACCAGCGCGGCCGGCGCGATCCGCGTGCCCGAGTCGATCTGGGGCGATCCCGCGCACGACCGCCTGCTGATCGCCGAGGAAGATCTCGCCACCGGCACCGCGGTGCGCGACTACCGCCTCGACGGCCGTTATCGCGGCCAGACCATCGGCCAGGACCTGTTCAAAGCCCAGGCCGAAGGCATCGCGTTGTGGCAGTGCGACGACGGCAGCGGTTACTGGATCGCCACCGACCAGTTCAAGGACCGCAGCGTGTTCCATGTGTTCGACCGCGCCAGCCTGCGCCACCTGGGCGCCTTCGCCGGCAAGACCGTCGGCAACACCGACGGCGTGTGGCTGCAGCAGAACGGCTCAGTGCGTTTCCCTGACGGCGTGTTCTACGCGGTCCACGACGATCAGGCGGTCGGCGCGTTCGACTGGCGCGATGTGGCTCGGGCCTTGGGCTTGCGCAGCCGCTGCTCGGGCTGA